One stretch of Bosea vaviloviae DNA includes these proteins:
- a CDS encoding response regulator — MALDPSMPILVVDDYQTMVRIIRNLLKQLGFEDVDDASDGSAAIAKMRDKKYGLVISDWNMEPMTGFELLRRVREEDALSQTPFIIVTAESKTENVIAAKKAGVNNYIVKPFNAQTLKTKIESVCAA; from the coding sequence ATGGCTCTCGACCCCTCCATGCCGATCCTGGTGGTCGATGATTATCAGACCATGGTCCGAATCATCCGCAATCTCCTGAAGCAGCTCGGCTTCGAGGATGTCGACGATGCATCCGACGGCTCCGCGGCGATCGCCAAGATGCGCGACAAGAAATACGGGCTGGTGATCTCGGACTGGAACATGGAGCCGATGACCGGCTTCGAATTGCTGCGCCGCGTGCGCGAGGAAGACGCGCTGTCGCAGACGCCTTTCATTATCGTAACCGCTGAATCCAAGACCGAAAACGTCATCGCCGCCAAGAAGGCCGGCGTGAACAACTACATCGTCAAGCCGTTCAACGCTCAGACGCTGAAGACCAAGATCGAATCGGTCTGCGCTGCCTGA
- a CDS encoding MaoC family dehydratase — MTSSLYQVHAFEDLSIGQNESLMRTVMERDISLFADLSGDANPIHLCDHYAANTKFGQRIAHGMLTASLVSALLGTRLPGPGAVYLSQTLTFLAPVKIGDVVTARVEVVELVAERRRARLFCECLVDGKAVLEGEAWVALPPARKL; from the coding sequence ATGACCAGCTCTCTTTATCAGGTTCATGCTTTTGAGGATCTGTCGATCGGGCAGAACGAGAGCCTGATGCGTACCGTGATGGAGCGCGACATCTCGCTTTTCGCCGATCTCTCGGGCGATGCGAATCCGATCCATCTCTGCGACCACTATGCCGCCAACACCAAGTTCGGCCAGCGCATCGCCCATGGCATGCTGACCGCGAGCCTCGTCTCGGCGCTTCTCGGCACACGCCTGCCGGGGCCGGGCGCGGTTTATCTCTCGCAGACGCTGACCTTCCTTGCACCGGTCAAGATCGGCGATGTCGTCACTGCCCGCGTCGAGGTGGTGGAGCTGGTGGCCGAGCGCAGGCGGGCGCGGCTGTTCTGCGAATGCCTGGTCGACGGCAAGGCCGTGCTGGAGGGCGAGGCCTGGGTTGCGCTGCCGCCTGCTCGAAAGCTCTGA
- a CDS encoding bifunctional riboflavin kinase/FAD synthetase: MTFPADAPPADVQPSDAQLSDMHAAFVLDVEKPAPDALRGAVLALGNFDGVHRGHAELARVAVAMATERGTKAAALTFEPHPRSVFRPDQPVFRLTPPAVKLELLGQAGLPVTFILPFDRGVAAVSAEAFVDDLLLGKLGATGLVCGYDFHFGQGRAGSPEMLQARAGMRGVPVAVVPPYAWAGEPVSSTLIRIALEAGDVARAADFLGRPWFVRGVVAHGDKRGRDLGYPTANMHLARDCKLRYGIYAVRMKIDGVWHDGVASFGSRPTFDDGAPRLETFVFDFSGDLYGKQVDVALVSWLRGEAKFDTLEALIVQMDADSVGARDILAKTPPFLP; the protein is encoded by the coding sequence ATGACCTTCCCCGCCGATGCGCCGCCTGCCGACGTGCAGCCTTCCGACGCGCAGCTTTCCGACATGCATGCCGCCTTCGTTCTCGACGTCGAGAAACCGGCTCCCGACGCCCTGCGCGGCGCGGTCCTGGCGCTCGGCAATTTCGACGGGGTTCATCGCGGCCATGCCGAGCTTGCCCGCGTCGCGGTCGCGATGGCGACCGAGCGTGGGACCAAAGCCGCCGCACTGACCTTCGAGCCGCATCCGCGCAGCGTCTTCCGCCCCGATCAGCCGGTGTTCCGTTTGACGCCGCCGGCCGTGAAGCTGGAGCTGCTCGGCCAGGCCGGCCTGCCAGTGACCTTCATCCTGCCTTTCGACCGTGGCGTGGCGGCGGTCAGCGCCGAGGCCTTCGTCGATGATCTGCTGCTCGGCAAGCTGGGGGCGACCGGGCTTGTCTGCGGCTATGACTTCCATTTCGGCCAGGGCCGCGCCGGCTCGCCCGAGATGCTGCAGGCTCGCGCAGGGATGCGGGGCGTGCCCGTCGCGGTCGTGCCGCCCTATGCCTGGGCCGGCGAGCCGGTCTCCTCGACATTGATCCGTATCGCGCTCGAGGCCGGCGATGTCGCCCGCGCGGCGGATTTTCTGGGCCGGCCATGGTTCGTGCGCGGTGTCGTTGCCCATGGCGACAAGCGCGGCCGCGATCTCGGCTATCCGACCGCCAACATGCACCTCGCCCGCGATTGCAAGCTGCGCTACGGCATCTATGCGGTCAGGATGAAGATCGACGGCGTCTGGCATGACGGCGTCGCCAGCTTCGGCAGCCGCCCGACCTTCGACGACGGTGCGCCGCGATTGGAGACCTTCGTCTTCGATTTCTCCGGCGACCTCTATGGCAAGCAGGTCGATGTCGCGCTCGTCTCCTGGCTGCGCGGCGAGGCGAAGTTCGATACGCTCGAGGCGCTGATCGTGCAGATGGATGCCGATAGCGTGGGAGCGCGCGACATCTTGGCGAAAACGCCGCCCTTCCTTCCGTAG
- the ileS gene encoding isoleucine--tRNA ligase: MTDKAADKTETVDYSQTLFLPQTEFPMRAGLPQREPELLARWARIDLYKKLRATAKGRDRFVLHDGPPYANGNIHIGHVLNKVLKDLVARSQQMLGFDSNYVPGWDCHGLPIEWKIEEQYRAKGLNKDDVPVVEFRKECRAFAEKWVDVQREEFKRLGVEGDWADPYLTMAYPAEAQIAREIMKFAETGQLYRGSKPVMWSVVEKTALAEAEVEYEEHVSDTVFVAFPVVAPAGSLADASILIWTTTPWTIPGNRAISFHNKIAYGLYRITAAPEGNWAKVGASYVLAKNLAEGVFKAAKVEAFELVSDVSAHELAGLTCAHPLRGQGYDFDVPLLDGDHVTDDAGTGFVHTAPGHGREDFDVWMANGQKLSKRGIETHIPYTVDADGRFTKDAPGFEGKQVITDKGEKGDANEAVIKALAASGHLVARGRLKHQYPHSWRSKKPVIFRNTPQWFIAMDKAVEVLGNRSLREVALGAIKDTQWVPAAGENRINGMIANRPDWVVSRQRAWGVPITVFVEKETGAILVDAKVNAAIADAFELEGADAWFTDLDGARFLEPFGYDPAAYERVTDVLDVWFDSGSTHAFTLEKRPDLRARRRGDGGNDRVMYLEGSDQHRGWFHSSLLESCGTRGRAPFDVVLTHGFCLDEKGEKMSKSKGNVTAPQDIIKDSGADILRLWVAAADYSDDLRIGKEILKTFVETYRKLRNTTRWMLGTLAHFSEDIRVNEPQTMPELERLMLHRLAELGPQVEEAYRTYDYKKVVNLLSQFMNTELSAFYFDIRKDALYCDPLSSHVRKSALTVVDHLFRCLATWLAPILVFTTEEAWLERYPEQKAMDASVHLELFAQAPEAWLDPELAERWSKIRRVRRVVTGALELERAGKRIGSSLEAAPKVYIDEPDLRAALSGVDLAEISITSGIALGAGEGPQDAFRLADVPGVAVVSARAPGVKCARSWKYFDAALADPAYPEVTPRDAKALRELGQRAR, encoded by the coding sequence ATGACCGACAAAGCCGCCGACAAGACCGAAACCGTCGACTATTCCCAGACGCTGTTCCTGCCTCAGACAGAGTTCCCGATGCGCGCGGGGTTGCCGCAGCGCGAGCCGGAACTGCTCGCCCGCTGGGCCAGGATCGACCTCTACAAGAAGCTGCGCGCCACCGCGAAGGGGCGCGACCGCTTCGTGCTGCATGACGGCCCGCCCTACGCCAATGGCAACATCCATATCGGCCATGTGCTCAACAAGGTGCTGAAGGATCTCGTCGCGCGCTCGCAGCAGATGCTCGGCTTCGATTCGAACTATGTGCCGGGCTGGGACTGCCACGGCCTGCCGATCGAATGGAAGATCGAGGAGCAGTACCGCGCCAAGGGCCTCAACAAGGACGACGTGCCGGTCGTCGAATTCCGCAAGGAATGCCGCGCCTTCGCCGAGAAATGGGTCGATGTCCAGCGCGAGGAGTTCAAGCGCCTGGGCGTCGAGGGCGATTGGGCCGACCCTTATCTCACCATGGCCTATCCGGCCGAGGCGCAGATCGCCCGCGAGATCATGAAGTTCGCCGAGACCGGCCAGCTCTATCGCGGCTCCAAGCCGGTGATGTGGTCCGTGGTCGAGAAGACCGCGCTGGCCGAGGCCGAGGTCGAGTATGAGGAGCATGTCAGCGACACGGTGTTCGTGGCGTTTCCGGTCGTCGCGCCTGCCGGCAGCCTCGCTGATGCCTCGATCCTGATCTGGACGACCACGCCCTGGACGATCCCCGGCAACCGCGCGATCTCCTTCCACAACAAGATCGCCTATGGGCTTTACCGCATCACTGCAGCGCCCGAAGGCAATTGGGCCAAGGTCGGCGCGAGCTATGTGCTCGCCAAGAACCTCGCCGAAGGCGTCTTCAAGGCGGCGAAGGTGGAAGCCTTCGAGCTGGTTTCGGATGTATCGGCCCATGAGCTCGCCGGCCTGACCTGCGCTCATCCGCTGCGCGGCCAGGGCTATGATTTCGACGTGCCGCTGCTCGACGGCGACCATGTCACCGACGATGCCGGCACGGGCTTCGTCCACACCGCGCCCGGCCATGGCCGCGAGGACTTCGACGTCTGGATGGCCAATGGCCAGAAGCTGTCCAAGCGCGGCATCGAAACGCATATCCCCTACACCGTCGATGCCGATGGTCGCTTCACCAAGGATGCCCCCGGCTTCGAAGGCAAGCAGGTCATCACCGACAAGGGCGAGAAGGGCGATGCCAACGAAGCCGTGATCAAGGCCCTTGCCGCCAGCGGTCATCTCGTCGCGCGCGGTCGGTTGAAGCACCAGTATCCGCATAGCTGGCGCTCGAAGAAGCCGGTCATCTTCCGCAACACGCCGCAATGGTTCATCGCCATGGACAAGGCGGTCGAGGTGCTTGGCAACCGCAGTTTGCGCGAGGTTGCGCTCGGCGCGATCAAGGACACGCAATGGGTGCCCGCCGCTGGTGAAAACCGCATCAACGGCATGATCGCCAACCGTCCCGACTGGGTGGTCTCGCGCCAGCGCGCCTGGGGCGTTCCGATCACCGTCTTCGTCGAGAAGGAGACGGGTGCAATCCTGGTCGACGCCAAGGTCAACGCCGCGATCGCGGATGCCTTCGAGCTGGAAGGCGCCGACGCCTGGTTTACCGACCTGGATGGCGCACGCTTCCTGGAGCCCTTCGGCTACGATCCGGCTGCCTATGAGCGCGTCACCGACGTGCTCGACGTCTGGTTCGATTCCGGCTCGACCCACGCCTTCACGCTGGAGAAGCGCCCGGATCTGCGCGCTCGCCGGCGCGGCGATGGCGGCAATGACCGGGTGATGTATCTCGAAGGCTCCGACCAGCATCGCGGCTGGTTCCATTCGAGCCTGCTCGAAAGCTGCGGCACGCGCGGCCGGGCGCCCTTCGACGTCGTCCTGACCCACGGCTTCTGCCTCGACGAGAAGGGCGAGAAGATGTCGAAGTCGAAGGGCAACGTCACCGCCCCGCAGGACATCATCAAGGATTCGGGCGCCGACATCCTGCGCCTCTGGGTCGCGGCGGCCGATTATTCCGACGATCTGCGCATCGGCAAGGAGATCCTCAAGACCTTCGTCGAGACCTATCGCAAGCTGCGCAACACCACGCGCTGGATGCTCGGCACGCTCGCCCATTTCAGCGAGGACATCCGGGTCAACGAGCCGCAGACCATGCCGGAGCTGGAGCGGTTGATGCTGCATCGGCTCGCCGAGCTCGGGCCGCAGGTCGAGGAGGCCTATCGCACCTACGACTACAAGAAGGTGGTGAACCTGCTCTCGCAGTTCATGAACACCGAGCTTTCGGCCTTCTATTTCGACATCCGCAAGGACGCGCTCTATTGCGATCCGTTGTCGAGCCATGTCCGCAAGAGCGCACTGACGGTCGTCGATCATCTCTTCCGTTGCCTGGCCACCTGGCTCGCGCCGATCCTGGTCTTCACCACGGAAGAGGCCTGGCTGGAGCGCTATCCCGAGCAGAAGGCGATGGACGCCTCGGTGCATCTCGAACTCTTCGCGCAAGCGCCTGAAGCTTGGCTCGATCCGGAGCTCGCCGAGCGCTGGAGCAAGATCCGCCGCGTCCGCCGCGTCGTCACCGGCGCGCTGGAGCTGGAGCGGGCGGGCAAGCGCATCGGCTCCTCGCTGGAGGCCGCGCCCAAGGTCTATATCGACGAACCCGATCTGAGGGCCGCGCTTTCGGGCGTCGATCTCGCCGAGATCAGCATCACCTCGGGCATCGCGCTTGGCGCGGGCGAGGGGCCGCAGGACGCCTTCCGCCTGGCCGATGTGCCGGGCGTCGCGGTTGTCTCCGCGCGGGCACCGGGCGTCAAATGCGCCCGTTCCTGGAAGTATTTCGATGCCGCGCTGGCCGATCCCGCCTATCCGGAGGTAACGCCGCGCGACGCCAAGGCCTTGCGCGAGCTTGGGCAGCGCGCGCGATGA
- the lspA gene encoding signal peptidase II: MPVRRLGVFIVALVFGLDQALKLWLLFGVRLAENGPFEVAPFMEIVLAWNRGISYGLFQQDGDLGRWLLVVISFVAAIWLGRWMWRETRRLTVVSLALIVGGALGNGLDRAVYGAVVDFVHLHHGSFSWYIFNIADAAIVVGVAALLYESFRSSPDKPA, translated from the coding sequence ATGCCGGTGCGTCGTCTCGGCGTCTTCATCGTCGCTCTGGTCTTCGGGCTTGATCAGGCGCTCAAGCTCTGGCTGCTCTTCGGCGTTCGGCTGGCCGAAAACGGTCCCTTCGAGGTCGCGCCCTTCATGGAGATCGTGCTCGCCTGGAATCGCGGCATCTCCTATGGCCTGTTCCAGCAGGATGGCGACCTCGGCCGCTGGCTCCTGGTCGTGATCTCGTTCGTTGCCGCTATCTGGCTCGGGCGCTGGATGTGGCGCGAGACGCGGCGATTGACCGTCGTCAGCCTGGCGCTGATCGTCGGCGGAGCGCTGGGCAACGGCCTCGACCGTGCGGTCTATGGCGCTGTCGTCGACTTCGTGCATCTGCATCACGGCAGCTTCAGCTGGTACATCTTCAACATCGCCGATGCGGCGATCGTTGTCGGCGTGGCCGCTCTGCTATATGAGTCCTTCCGTTCCAGCCCGGATAAGCCGGCATGA
- a CDS encoding M16 family metallopeptidase, with translation MTIHIPPTRMSAPVESFRLGNGLEVVVVPDHRAPVVTHMVWYRNGSADDPAGKSGIAHFLEHLMFKGTARWPAGEFSKIVAGFGGQENAFTSYDYTAYFQRVPKQHLRAMMDYEADRMTGLAFDESVVGPERDVVLEERRMRVDSDPAAQLSEEFSAALFVHHPYGTPIIGWEHEIEELNRDDAFAYYQRFYTPENAILVVAGDVEGNEVRELAEATYGQIAARGETPSRKRPAEPDPRAARRVTLSDPRVHQPSLRRGWLTPTYLSGDRTEVFALEIAAEILGGGTTSRLYRSLCVEQELAAGASAYFMGSMVDRSAFQVSTSPRPGVEMAVLEAGLDAALATFLAEGPSEVELTRARTRLVAETIFARDSQSSLARIFGASLAVGETVEDVLTWPERIEAVPREAVVEAARRYLRPDRSVTGLLLPVA, from the coding sequence ATGACGATCCATATCCCGCCGACCCGCATGAGTGCGCCTGTCGAGTCGTTTCGGCTCGGCAACGGCCTGGAGGTCGTGGTGGTGCCCGACCATCGCGCCCCGGTCGTCACCCATATGGTCTGGTACCGCAACGGCTCGGCCGATGACCCGGCTGGCAAGTCCGGCATCGCCCATTTCCTCGAACATCTGATGTTCAAAGGCACGGCCCGCTGGCCGGCTGGCGAGTTCTCCAAGATCGTCGCCGGCTTCGGCGGGCAGGAGAACGCCTTCACCTCCTACGACTACACCGCCTATTTCCAGCGCGTGCCGAAGCAGCACTTGCGCGCCATGATGGATTACGAGGCCGACCGGATGACCGGGCTCGCCTTCGACGAGAGCGTCGTCGGGCCCGAGCGCGACGTCGTGCTCGAAGAGCGCCGCATGCGCGTCGATTCCGATCCGGCGGCTCAGCTCAGCGAGGAGTTCTCCGCGGCGCTGTTCGTGCATCACCCCTACGGCACGCCGATCATCGGCTGGGAGCACGAGATCGAGGAGCTGAACCGCGACGACGCCTTCGCCTATTACCAGCGCTTCTACACCCCTGAGAACGCGATCCTGGTCGTTGCCGGCGATGTCGAGGGCAACGAGGTGCGTGAGCTCGCCGAGGCGACCTATGGCCAGATTGCAGCGCGCGGCGAGACCCCTTCCCGCAAGCGCCCAGCCGAGCCCGATCCGCGCGCGGCGCGGCGCGTCACGCTGAGCGATCCGCGCGTGCACCAGCCTTCGCTGCGCCGTGGCTGGCTGACGCCGACCTATCTCAGCGGTGATCGGACCGAGGTCTTCGCGCTGGAGATCGCTGCAGAGATCCTTGGCGGCGGCACCACATCGCGACTTTATCGCAGCCTCTGCGTCGAGCAGGAGCTTGCTGCCGGCGCCAGCGCCTATTTCATGGGCTCGATGGTCGATCGCTCGGCTTTCCAGGTCTCGACCAGCCCGCGACCGGGCGTGGAGATGGCCGTGCTCGAAGCCGGCCTCGATGCCGCACTCGCGACCTTCCTGGCGGAGGGGCCCAGCGAGGTCGAGCTGACGCGCGCCCGCACGCGGCTCGTTGCCGAGACGATCTTCGCCCGCGACAGCCAGTCTTCGCTCGCCCGCATCTTTGGGGCCTCGCTTGCCGTCGGCGAGACCGTCGAGGATGTGCTGACCTGGCCAGAGCGCATCGAGGCGGTTCCGCGCGAGGCGGTCGTCGAGGCGGCGCGCCGTTATCTCCGGCCCGACCGTTCGGTCACCGGCCTTTTGCTGCCGGTCGCCTGA
- a CDS encoding M16 family metallopeptidase, with protein MNAPIPVAHSAIAGPSVAVQKVRSAAGVEAWLVEEHSLPLIAIDFAFDGGATRDPANGTGSAYMISGLLDEGAGDLDAEAFQGKMADHAISLGFDARRDDFHGQLQTLSRHRDTAFELLALALNAPRFDADAVTRVKSQIVAGLQRQAQNPETLCRNALYAAAYPGHPYGRPEKGDIDSVSKLQAAGLKALTRDLLSRGGLKIVVVGDITADELAQRLDQVFGALPEGKPRALPGSPLAIQGLGQTHVIDLDVPQTVLRFVGPGLMRNDPGFIAGSVLNHILGGSAFTSRLFLEVREKRGLAYGVSSSLLPLRESAMLVGGTATRNDRAAESLAVIREEMAKLANEGPSEHEVEEAKRYIIGSYPLRFDTSPKIAAELLSLAVNGFEPEFLSERNRLFAEVTLADIGRVAKRLFGDPRLLVQAVGRPVGLV; from the coding sequence ATGAACGCGCCCATCCCCGTTGCCCATTCCGCGATCGCTGGCCCTTCCGTCGCGGTGCAGAAAGTCCGCTCCGCTGCCGGCGTCGAGGCCTGGCTGGTCGAAGAGCATAGCCTGCCCCTGATCGCGATCGACTTCGCCTTCGACGGCGGCGCGACCCGCGACCCCGCGAACGGGACCGGCAGCGCTTATATGATCTCCGGCCTGCTCGACGAAGGCGCCGGCGATCTCGATGCCGAGGCCTTCCAGGGCAAGATGGCAGATCATGCGATCAGCCTCGGCTTCGACGCGCGCCGCGACGATTTCCACGGCCAGCTCCAGACCCTGTCGCGCCATCGCGACACCGCTTTCGAATTGCTGGCGCTGGCGCTCAACGCGCCGCGTTTCGATGCCGATGCGGTCACGCGGGTGAAGTCGCAGATCGTCGCCGGACTGCAGCGCCAGGCGCAGAACCCCGAGACGCTCTGCCGCAATGCGCTCTATGCGGCGGCCTATCCCGGACACCCCTATGGCCGGCCCGAGAAGGGCGATATCGACAGCGTCTCGAAACTGCAGGCGGCAGGGCTGAAGGCGCTCACCCGCGATCTGCTCAGCCGCGGCGGCCTCAAGATCGTCGTGGTCGGTGACATCACCGCCGACGAGTTGGCGCAGCGTCTCGACCAGGTCTTCGGCGCCTTGCCGGAAGGCAAGCCGCGCGCTTTGCCGGGCTCGCCGCTGGCGATCCAGGGGCTGGGCCAGACCCATGTCATCGATCTCGACGTGCCCCAGACCGTGCTGCGCTTCGTCGGGCCGGGATTGATGCGCAACGATCCCGGTTTCATCGCGGGCAGCGTGCTGAACCATATCCTCGGCGGCTCGGCCTTCACCTCCCGCCTCTTCCTCGAGGTGCGCGAGAAGCGTGGCCTCGCCTATGGCGTCTCGTCCAGCCTGCTGCCCCTGCGCGAGAGCGCCATGCTCGTCGGCGGCACCGCGACGCGCAACGACCGCGCGGCGGAATCGCTTGCCGTCATCCGCGAGGAGATGGCCAAGCTCGCCAATGAGGGGCCGAGCGAGCATGAGGTCGAGGAGGCCAAGCGCTACATCATCGGCTCCTATCCGCTGCGCTTCGACACCTCGCCCAAGATCGCCGCCGAATTGCTCAGCCTCGCGGTCAATGGCTTCGAGCCGGAGTTCCTGAGCGAGCGCAACCGGCTCTTCGCCGAGGTCACGCTCGCCGATATCGGCCGCGTGGCCAAGCGTCTGTTCGGCGATCCGCGCTTGCTGGTGCAGGCCGTCGGCCGGCCGGTCGGCCTCGTCTGA
- a CDS encoding glucose-6-phosphate isomerase, protein MLQQSFDLALESGVGKGGIPDAAFEQALADLAPALVRLQGQARDHSLPLLGLPADTADLPPVHAAAKRLKAGATDILVLGTGGSSLGGQTLAQLADYGISGLSRFAPEPRVHFIDNLDPDTYSELLAKLPFKTTKFVAISKSGGTGETLLQSITVISALRAAGFSDAEIGERFQGLSEPATSGKLHPLRALLEPFGVPFLEHHTGVGGRYSVLTNCGLLPAAALGLDIEALRAGAAKAVAPVLAGKSVRETPAAVGAALHLAAMRSGKNIAVLMPYADKFALLTRWWMQLWAESLGKDGQGTQPVGALGPVDQHSQQQLYLAGPKDKFFTVLTVGAKGKGPRIDAELAGKIGQDDFAGKTIGDLVAAQGVAMIDTFARNGCSVRRFHVDEIDETIHGEVLMHFMLETVLTGYAMGVDPFDQPAVEEAKLLAKRYLAEGRS, encoded by the coding sequence ATGCTGCAGCAAAGCTTCGATCTCGCGCTCGAATCCGGCGTCGGCAAGGGCGGCATTCCCGATGCCGCTTTCGAGCAGGCGCTGGCTGATCTTGCTCCCGCATTGGTGCGGCTGCAGGGCCAGGCGCGCGATCATTCGCTGCCGCTGCTCGGCTTGCCCGCCGACACGGCCGATCTGCCGCCGGTCCATGCCGCAGCGAAGCGCCTCAAGGCGGGCGCGACCGACATTCTCGTGCTCGGCACCGGCGGCTCCAGCCTCGGCGGCCAGACGCTGGCGCAGCTCGCCGATTACGGCATCTCCGGCCTGTCGCGCTTCGCGCCCGAGCCGCGCGTCCACTTCATCGACAATCTCGACCCCGACACCTATTCGGAGCTGCTCGCCAAGCTGCCGTTCAAGACGACGAAATTCGTCGCCATCTCGAAATCGGGCGGCACCGGCGAGACCCTGCTGCAGAGCATCACGGTGATCAGCGCCCTGCGCGCCGCAGGCTTCAGCGATGCCGAGATCGGTGAGCGTTTCCAGGGCCTGTCCGAGCCGGCGACCTCGGGCAAGCTGCATCCGCTGCGCGCGCTGCTGGAGCCCTTCGGCGTGCCGTTCCTCGAGCACCATACCGGGGTCGGCGGGCGCTATTCGGTGCTGACCAATTGCGGCCTGTTGCCGGCCGCCGCGCTCGGTCTCGACATCGAGGCTCTGCGTGCTGGCGCCGCCAAGGCCGTGGCGCCGGTCCTGGCGGGCAAGAGCGTGCGCGAGACGCCGGCTGCGGTCGGTGCGGCGCTGCATCTCGCCGCGATGCGCTCCGGCAAGAACATCGCTGTTCTCATGCCCTATGCCGACAAATTCGCGCTGCTGACGCGCTGGTGGATGCAGCTCTGGGCCGAAAGCCTGGGCAAGGACGGGCAAGGCACGCAGCCTGTCGGCGCGCTCGGCCCGGTCGATCAGCATTCGCAGCAGCAGCTCTATCTCGCCGGCCCGAAGGACAAGTTCTTCACGGTGCTGACGGTCGGCGCCAAGGGCAAGGGTCCCAGGATCGATGCCGAACTTGCCGGCAAGATCGGCCAGGACGATTTCGCCGGCAAGACGATCGGCGATCTCGTGGCCGCTCAGGGCGTCGCGATGATCGACACCTTCGCCCGGAACGGTTGCTCGGTGCGCCGCTTCCATGTCGATGAGATCGACGAGACCATTCATGGCGAGGTGCTGATGCACTTCATGCTCGAGACGGTCCTGACCGGCTATGCCATGGGTGTGGACCCGTTCGACCAGCCGGCGGTCGAGGAAGCAAAACTCCTCGCCAAGCGCTATCTTGCCGAGGGGCGCAGCTGA